A region of Insulibacter thermoxylanivorax DNA encodes the following proteins:
- a CDS encoding ABC transporter permease, whose amino-acid sequence MNKTMNYLRRYWVLYVMLILPLAFFIIFRYIPMGYIQIAFKKYSIVQSPWEMAWADHNGFEYFIQAFSNRDFLYALRNTLMLNFLDLLFGFPAPIILALILNELAFKRFKRFTQTVVYLPHFLSWVIIAGMALQLFAPTSGLVNIMLQRMGFEPIPFLNDPVYWVITYVLLGIWQSVGWNTIIYLAAIAGINPELYEAASVDGAGRFRKIWHVTLPGLRPTIIVLLILSLGQILSSEFDRPYALSNKLVTDVSNVISIFVYNYGIRGLQFSLSTAVGLFQSVVCVIFLFAANALAKKTGERGIW is encoded by the coding sequence ATGAATAAAACCATGAACTATCTAAGGCGTTACTGGGTCCTGTATGTGATGCTGATTCTTCCGTTGGCCTTCTTTATCATCTTCCGTTATATCCCGATGGGCTATATTCAGATCGCATTCAAGAAATACAGCATCGTCCAAAGTCCTTGGGAGATGGCATGGGCCGACCATAACGGGTTTGAATATTTCATTCAGGCATTTTCCAATCGGGACTTTTTGTATGCGCTTAGAAATACGCTGATGCTGAATTTTCTAGACCTGCTCTTTGGCTTTCCGGCGCCGATCATCCTTGCGCTGATCTTAAATGAACTCGCTTTCAAACGCTTCAAGCGATTCACCCAAACCGTGGTTTATCTGCCTCACTTCCTGTCCTGGGTCATCATCGCCGGAATGGCGCTGCAGCTCTTCGCACCGACTTCGGGGCTGGTCAACATCATGCTGCAGAGGATGGGGTTCGAACCCATCCCCTTCTTGAATGACCCTGTGTATTGGGTGATCACCTACGTCCTGCTGGGGATCTGGCAGAGCGTCGGTTGGAACACGATCATCTATTTAGCAGCGATTGCAGGGATCAACCCGGAATTGTATGAGGCAGCATCGGTGGATGGAGCCGGCCGCTTCCGTAAGATCTGGCACGTCACGCTGCCCGGACTTCGTCCGACGATCATCGTCCTGCTGATCCTGAGCTTGGGTCAGATCTTGAGCAGTGAATTCGACAGACCTTACGCGCTCAGCAATAAACTGGTCACCGATGTTTCTAATGTGATCTCGATCTTCGTCTACAACTACGGTATTCGTGGACTGCAGTTTTCACTCTCCACTGCCGTTGGTCTATTCCAATCCGTTGTATGTGTCATCTTCTTGTTCGCGGCCAACGCACTGGCCAAAAAAACCGGCGAACGCGGCATTTGGTAG
- a CDS encoding extracellular solute-binding protein encodes MGLRKGLTILTLCLAFVLVMAACTKDNNAEPTPNTQTPASNNDASGSGGTDSRLEALGLDANLRFKETRKITVEIYDRGNDGGTPPEDNFYTDYIKEGLLRDHNIEVEFVPVPRWTEVEVINNLLAANQAPDISVTYSYPTIQAYANMGGVLDLNPYLEEYKDLLPDLWDLLTDSNIYWNQDPHTGTIWAIEARLAVLNRINTFVREDWLQKLGLEAPTTLQEFEDMLIAFRDNASLLLGDEADKMIPFSTSFDIGWRADHLLTSFVPNDITDKDIYVYGFDDRHFLLPNYKEGVRVLNKWYNEGLIWKDFSLYPAGDPTEDNLMKAGYVGAFIHNWDYPYRNGEDSIHANLQRLVGPDAAFVAVEPFPNDAGVYKKFLSGPIDRKIFFPATNDEPLASLLYLNWISKLENRLFLQFGEEGVTHEKLEDGSYKTLAATGEKIMNSPANIDYTLTINGLDLGDPDLTVKSIANGYAGVDKRYVEIAHRITTNQGRIGKNVNVGEIKSEAGQGQALKEKRDAILNRAVVAPPDQFDQIYDSGMEDYLRSGGQAIIDERRAAWEAVYGDKTMLD; translated from the coding sequence ATGGGGCTACGTAAAGGGTTGACCATCCTAACCTTATGCCTGGCTTTTGTGTTGGTGATGGCAGCATGTACCAAGGACAACAATGCAGAACCAACGCCGAATACGCAGACGCCTGCAAGCAACAATGATGCGAGCGGCTCAGGCGGTACCGATTCCAGATTAGAGGCATTGGGTCTGGATGCCAACTTGCGGTTCAAGGAGACGCGGAAGATCACCGTAGAGATCTATGACCGCGGCAATGACGGGGGAACGCCTCCGGAGGATAACTTCTATACCGACTATATTAAAGAAGGCTTGCTTCGCGATCACAACATCGAGGTTGAATTTGTTCCTGTACCGCGCTGGACAGAGGTGGAGGTCATTAACAACCTGCTGGCGGCGAATCAAGCGCCGGATATCAGCGTCACCTACTCCTACCCAACGATTCAAGCCTATGCCAATATGGGCGGTGTACTGGACCTGAATCCTTATCTGGAGGAGTACAAAGATCTGCTGCCAGACTTGTGGGATCTGCTCACGGATTCGAACATCTACTGGAACCAAGATCCCCATACGGGAACGATCTGGGCGATTGAAGCGCGGCTTGCCGTTCTGAACCGGATCAACACCTTCGTGCGTGAAGACTGGCTGCAGAAGCTGGGGCTGGAGGCGCCTACGACCCTGCAGGAATTCGAGGATATGCTCATCGCCTTCAGAGACAATGCTTCCTTGCTGCTGGGTGATGAAGCAGATAAGATGATTCCGTTCTCGACCAGCTTCGATATCGGCTGGCGGGCAGATCATCTGCTGACGTCCTTCGTGCCGAATGATATTACGGATAAGGATATCTATGTCTACGGCTTTGACGACAGGCATTTCCTGCTGCCGAATTACAAAGAAGGCGTCAGAGTCTTGAACAAATGGTATAACGAAGGACTCATCTGGAAGGATTTCTCGCTGTATCCGGCAGGGGATCCAACAGAGGATAACTTGATGAAAGCAGGCTATGTGGGTGCATTCATCCACAACTGGGACTATCCGTATCGCAACGGTGAAGACAGCATCCATGCGAATCTGCAGCGTCTCGTTGGGCCGGATGCAGCCTTTGTCGCCGTGGAGCCGTTCCCGAACGATGCCGGTGTGTATAAGAAGTTCTTGTCCGGTCCGATCGACCGCAAAATCTTCTTCCCGGCAACGAACGACGAGCCGCTTGCATCGCTGCTCTATCTGAACTGGATCTCCAAGCTGGAGAACCGCCTCTTCCTGCAATTTGGCGAGGAAGGCGTAACGCATGAGAAGCTGGAGGACGGTTCCTATAAGACGCTTGCTGCAACCGGCGAGAAGATCATGAACTCGCCTGCGAACATCGACTATACGCTGACCATAAACGGTCTGGACCTCGGCGATCCGGATCTGACCGTCAAGTCCATCGCCAACGGTTATGCCGGCGTAGATAAGCGGTATGTTGAGATCGCTCACCGGATCACGACGAACCAAGGACGTATCGGCAAGAACGTCAACGTAGGCGAGATCAAGTCCGAAGCAGGGCAGGGTCAAGCGCTTAAGGAGAAGCGGGATGCGATCCTGAACCGGGCCGTCGTCGCACCGCCGGATCAGTTTGACCAAATCTACGATTCCGGTATGGAGGATTACCTCAGATCCGGTGGTCAAGCGATTATCGACGAGCGCAGAGCGGCTTGGGAAGCCGTTTACGGCGATAAGACGATGTTGGATTAA
- a CDS encoding carbohydrate ABC transporter permease, producing MVKSRSAKIGDWIIVIICIWCILVCLLPVLNILARSLSSADALIKNEVLLWPKGLNFDAYAMVLGDSKYTWSLAWTAILTVICTIWSLFMTIMCAYPLIYDNLKGKKFFIALILFTMYFNAGTIPMYLLLKELHLLNHPLVLIIPNCISVFYVIILRSFLFGIPESLRESAELDGAGPFRILVNVYLPLSTPVLATLALFYAVGRWNGFSDALMYMSDRKYYPIQLLLYNILNSINSIEVATQEGFTTPGLSETIKSATVMFATVPILLVYPWLQKYFISGVTLGAVKG from the coding sequence ATGGTGAAATCAAGAAGTGCCAAAATCGGAGACTGGATCATCGTCATCATCTGTATATGGTGTATACTCGTCTGTCTGCTGCCGGTATTGAACATCCTGGCGCGGTCTTTAAGCTCAGCAGATGCCTTGATTAAGAATGAAGTGCTGCTTTGGCCCAAAGGACTGAATTTTGATGCCTATGCGATGGTATTGGGCGATTCCAAATACACCTGGTCCCTGGCGTGGACGGCGATCTTGACGGTGATCTGCACAATCTGGTCCTTGTTTATGACGATCATGTGCGCATATCCGCTGATCTACGACAACTTGAAGGGCAAGAAGTTCTTCATCGCGCTGATTCTCTTTACCATGTACTTCAATGCGGGGACGATCCCCATGTACTTGCTCTTGAAGGAGCTGCACCTTCTCAACCATCCGCTGGTATTGATCATCCCGAACTGTATCAGCGTGTTCTACGTCATCATCTTGCGCAGCTTCTTGTTCGGGATCCCGGAGAGCCTCAGGGAATCTGCAGAACTCGATGGAGCAGGGCCGTTCAGGATTCTGGTGAACGTCTATCTGCCGCTGTCCACTCCTGTACTTGCGACGCTCGCACTGTTCTATGCGGTAGGAAGATGGAACGGCTTCTCTGATGCTCTGATGTATATGTCCGATCGCAAATACTATCCGATCCAACTGCTGCTGTATAACATCCTGAACAGCATCAACAGCATCGAGGTGGCGACGCAGGAAGGATTTACGACCCCGGGATTGTCTGAGACGATCAAATCCGCAACGGTGATGTTTGCGACCGTACCGATCCTGCTGGTATACCCGTGGCTGCAGAAGTATTTTATCTCGGGTGTGACGCTCGGCGCTGTGAAAGGTTGA